The Heyndrickxia vini genome contains a region encoding:
- a CDS encoding TetR/AcrR family transcriptional regulator — MSKKFQKMDPRVVRTRQMLRDALVELIRERGYEKITVQDITRRATLNRATFYLHYRDKFDLLSQSSNEILNNLSESIAFSFAEKEEFDFQSGQPHRSFIHLFEHISANSKLYKVFLTEKNMSHFTSSMMDILVDFISRGINNMQPEDQMLTIPREIAERYFAAAFLEVITWWLEKDMPYTAQYMATLLMRITIKGIYVDNPFLN; from the coding sequence ATGTCGAAAAAATTTCAAAAAATGGATCCGCGCGTTGTACGCACTCGCCAAATGTTGCGGGATGCACTCGTAGAATTAATACGTGAGAGAGGGTATGAGAAAATTACTGTACAAGATATTACGAGACGGGCAACGTTAAATCGTGCCACCTTCTACTTACACTATCGTGACAAATTCGATCTTCTTAGTCAAAGTTCGAATGAAATCTTAAATAATTTATCCGAGAGTATTGCCTTTTCATTTGCGGAAAAAGAGGAATTCGACTTTCAAAGCGGTCAACCACATAGAAGCTTTATCCATTTGTTTGAACATATATCGGCAAATAGTAAATTATATAAAGTTTTTCTGACCGAGAAAAACATGTCTCATTTTACTTCCTCAATGATGGATATCCTTGTCGATTTTATATCAAGAGGAATCAATAATATGCAACCGGAAGATCAGATGCTTACTATACCACGGGAAATCGCTGAAAGATATTTTGCTGCTGCTTTTCTAGAAGTGATTACTTGGTGGTTAGAAAAGGATATGCCTTACACAGCCCAATATATGGCTACACTATTGATGCGCATTACTATTAAGGGGATATATGTCGACAATCCCTTTTTGAATTAA
- a CDS encoding inorganic phosphate transporter, producing the protein MDSVLLITILIVVCALAFDFINGFHDTANAIATAVSTKALKPRHAIIMAAIMNFLGAMTFTGVAKTITKDIVDPFTLPNGSIVILSALISAIAWNLITWYFGIPSSSSHAIIGSIAGAAIAAAGFASLNYKGFIKIIEALLLSPVIAFALGFIVYSIFKVVFKNFNLTKTNKSFRLIQIFTAALQSYTHGTNDAQKAMGIITMALISNGYLTAANADVPLWVQASCATAMGLGTSIGGWKIIKTVGGKIMKIRPINGVAADLSSAMIIFGATYIHLPVSTTHVISSSILGVGSSHRIKGVKWDTAQRMIITWVITLPISALLAGLIYLLLNSIL; encoded by the coding sequence ATGGATAGTGTATTATTAATAACCATACTCATCGTCGTTTGCGCGCTGGCTTTTGATTTTATTAATGGGTTTCATGATACAGCAAATGCAATTGCTACTGCTGTTTCGACTAAAGCTTTAAAGCCTAGACATGCGATTATAATGGCTGCTATTATGAATTTCCTAGGAGCAATGACCTTTACAGGTGTTGCTAAAACCATTACAAAAGATATTGTTGATCCCTTTACACTACCTAATGGATCAATTGTTATCCTTTCTGCCTTAATTTCAGCTATTGCGTGGAATTTAATTACATGGTATTTCGGAATACCTAGTAGTTCCTCGCACGCAATTATTGGTTCTATTGCAGGTGCTGCAATTGCAGCAGCAGGATTTGCTTCGTTAAATTATAAAGGGTTTATCAAAATTATTGAAGCTCTACTTTTATCACCTGTTATTGCTTTTGCACTTGGATTTATAGTTTATAGTATTTTTAAAGTCGTGTTTAAAAACTTCAATTTAACGAAAACGAATAAAAGTTTTCGTCTCATACAAATTTTCACAGCTGCTCTTCAATCTTATACACATGGTACGAATGATGCGCAAAAGGCAATGGGGATTATTACGATGGCCCTCATTTCAAATGGATATTTGACCGCGGCAAATGCAGATGTTCCCCTATGGGTTCAAGCATCCTGTGCTACTGCAATGGGACTTGGTACATCTATCGGCGGTTGGAAAATTATTAAAACCGTAGGCGGAAAAATTATGAAAATCCGCCCTATTAATGGAGTTGCTGCAGATTTAAGTTCTGCAATGATTATCTTTGGTGCAACCTATATTCATCTACCCGTGAGTACAACACATGTTATATCTTCTTCAATCTTAGGTGTTGGATCATCACATCGTATTAAAGGTGTAAAATGGGATACTGCCCAAAGAATGATTATTACTTGGGTTATCACTCTTCCAATATCTGCTTTATTAGCTGGATTGATTTATTTACTTTTAAATAGTATTTTATAA
- a CDS encoding CaiB/BaiF CoA transferase family protein, translating to MVETLNGIKVLDLTRVLAGPLCTMVLGDLGAEVIKIEAPNGSDDTRNWGPPFKNGVSAYYLCANRNKKSLTVDLKSEKGKEIIKKLVKDCDVLIHNFKTGTMERLGLDFENLSTINSELVYCSITGFGETGPYKDLAGYDFIIQAMCGLMSITGESDSGPQKVGVAITDILTGLYACIGIQAALLERKTSGTGQKLDISLFDAGVSSLVNIASNYLMSEKIPGLLGNSHANIVPYQTFDTANGKMVVAVGNDRQFEKFVKLIGKDGLSKDPLFSSNSKRVENRKQLVPILQQVLSEKPTEYWQALCDENGIPSGPINNLEQVFQNEQVLAREMVVEKEHPSAGMIKLVGSPLKLSKTPIQIKHHPPIAGEHTHEILHSIGYSNEEISELKNNHIV from the coding sequence CTGGTTGAAACATTAAATGGAATAAAGGTACTCGATCTTACGAGAGTCTTAGCCGGACCGTTATGTACAATGGTATTAGGAGATTTAGGTGCTGAAGTGATTAAAATTGAAGCTCCAAATGGCAGTGATGATACAAGAAATTGGGGTCCGCCATTTAAAAATGGAGTAAGTGCCTACTATCTGTGTGCAAATCGCAATAAAAAAAGTTTGACCGTAGATTTAAAATCTGAAAAAGGCAAAGAAATTATCAAGAAATTAGTCAAAGATTGTGATGTACTTATCCATAATTTTAAAACAGGTACAATGGAGCGCTTAGGTTTGGATTTTGAAAATCTATCAACGATAAATAGCGAACTTGTCTATTGTTCTATTACAGGATTCGGTGAAACAGGTCCATATAAGGATTTAGCTGGATATGATTTTATCATTCAAGCGATGTGCGGGTTAATGAGTATTACCGGGGAATCGGATTCGGGACCACAAAAAGTCGGAGTCGCAATTACTGATATATTAACGGGATTATATGCATGTATCGGGATTCAAGCGGCATTGCTTGAAAGAAAAACATCCGGAACTGGGCAAAAATTAGATATTTCCTTGTTTGATGCCGGAGTGAGCTCACTTGTAAATATTGCAAGCAATTATTTAATGTCGGAAAAAATCCCAGGATTACTAGGAAACTCCCATGCCAACATTGTTCCATATCAAACATTCGATACAGCAAATGGAAAAATGGTTGTTGCAGTTGGGAATGACCGCCAATTTGAAAAATTTGTCAAATTGATTGGTAAAGACGGTTTATCAAAGGATCCGTTATTTTCAAGTAATTCAAAACGGGTCGAGAATAGGAAACAATTAGTTCCAATATTACAGCAAGTGTTAAGTGAGAAGCCGACGGAATATTGGCAAGCCTTGTGTGACGAAAATGGAATTCCATCGGGACCAATTAATAATCTTGAGCAGGTTTTTCAAAATGAACAAGTGTTAGCAAGAGAAATGGTTGTGGAAAAGGAGCATCCTTCCGCAGGAATGATTAAACTTGTTGGAAGTCCGCTAAAACTTTCAAAAACACCAATTCAAATAAAGCATCATCCGCCAATTGCTGGCGAGCATACACATGAAATTCTCCATTCAATTGGATATTCAAATGAGGAAATTAGTGAATTAAAAAACAATCATATCGTATAG
- a CDS encoding acyl-CoA dehydrogenase family protein: MNFDYSEEQVMLRSTVRNFVDKEIVPFIGEWDSEGLFQPHIMKRLAELGLMGVCIPESYGGSGMDYNSLAIVCEELERGDTAYRTAVSVHTGLNSLTLLQWGTEEQKQKYLTPQAKGTKVGAFGLTEPGAGSDVAALSTTAVKDGDHYILNGQKTWISLCDVADHFLVFAYTDKSKKHHGISAFIVERTMPGFSSKAIKNKLGIRAGNTGEIFFDQVKVPKENLLGKEGEGFKIAMSALDNGRFTVAAGACGLIMASLEASVKYCHERKTFGKEIGKHQLVQQMIANMEAGLQMSRLLVFKAGELKNKGVRNTRETSLAKWQACDFANKAADDAVQIHGAYGYSDEYPVARYLRNSKAPVIYEGTREIHTIMQAEYVLGYRTDKPLNEMLPSWPFQVDSNLPV, from the coding sequence ATGAATTTCGACTATTCTGAAGAACAAGTGATGTTACGATCCACAGTAAGGAATTTTGTAGATAAAGAAATTGTGCCGTTTATTGGTGAATGGGATTCTGAGGGACTTTTTCAGCCTCATATTATGAAACGACTGGCAGAGTTAGGGTTAATGGGAGTTTGTATACCAGAAAGCTATGGTGGAAGTGGAATGGACTATAATTCCTTAGCTATCGTTTGTGAAGAATTAGAGAGAGGGGATACGGCTTATCGTACGGCTGTATCTGTCCATACTGGTCTCAATAGTTTAACATTATTGCAATGGGGAACGGAGGAACAGAAACAAAAATACTTAACTCCTCAAGCGAAGGGAACAAAAGTAGGAGCTTTTGGATTAACTGAACCAGGTGCAGGCTCTGATGTAGCGGCATTAAGTACAACCGCTGTGAAAGATGGAGATCATTATATTTTAAATGGACAAAAAACATGGATTTCTTTATGTGATGTGGCCGATCATTTTTTAGTTTTTGCATACACGGATAAAAGTAAAAAGCATCATGGCATTTCGGCATTTATCGTAGAAAGAACGATGCCGGGCTTCTCCTCAAAGGCAATCAAAAATAAATTAGGAATTCGCGCAGGAAACACGGGAGAAATCTTTTTTGATCAAGTAAAGGTGCCAAAGGAAAATCTTCTTGGTAAAGAGGGTGAAGGATTCAAAATTGCGATGTCTGCATTAGACAATGGTAGATTTACAGTGGCAGCAGGAGCATGTGGTTTAATTATGGCTTCGCTGGAAGCAAGTGTGAAATATTGCCACGAACGAAAAACCTTTGGAAAAGAGATTGGAAAACATCAACTCGTCCAACAAATGATTGCAAATATGGAAGCGGGATTACAAATGAGCAGGCTTCTTGTTTTTAAAGCAGGGGAATTGAAAAATAAAGGTGTAAGGAATACTAGGGAAACATCCTTAGCAAAATGGCAAGCATGTGATTTTGCTAATAAGGCGGCAGATGATGCTGTACAAATTCATGGTGCATATGGTTATTCGGATGAATACCCAGTCGCACGATATTTAAGAAATTCAAAGGCTCCAGTTATTTATGAAGGAACCCGTGAAATCCATACAATTATGCAAGCCGAATATGTATTGGGATACCGAACGGATAAACCATTAAATGAAATGCTTCCATCCTGGCCGTTTCAGGTAGATTCAAATCTTCCAGTTTAA
- a CDS encoding NCS2 family permease produces MLKLFKLKENGTNVKTELIAGLTTFLTMVYIVVVNPVILKDAGVPFDQVFMATIIAAVIGTLWMALFANYPIAIAPGMGLNAYFAYSVVGSHGNIDYVTAFSAVFVAGIVFVVLSITPFRSKLIEAIPENLKHGITAGIGLFIAFIGLRQTGIITAQKENLVQLGNLHNPLTILALIGLAVTLILMARNIHGALFIGMIITAIIALLTGHLSFDKGFVKMPHFPEFIIHNPINAFSDVIHHSLYAVVFSFLLVTIFDTTGTMVGVAEQAGLMKGKTMPRAREALLSDSIATTIGAIFGTSPTSAFVESTSGVAAGGRTGLTTVTVAVLFIISSFFGPLVSAVSGLSAITAPALIIVGSMMIGSVSHIKWSEVDEAFPAFIIILSMPLTSSIATGIAFGFISYPILKVVRGKWREVHPLVYLFAVLFFLQLAFIPH; encoded by the coding sequence ATGCTTAAGCTTTTTAAATTAAAAGAAAACGGCACAAATGTTAAAACAGAACTTATTGCCGGTTTAACTACATTTTTAACGATGGTCTATATTGTGGTCGTCAATCCGGTGATTCTTAAAGATGCTGGTGTGCCATTTGATCAAGTCTTTATGGCGACGATTATTGCTGCTGTAATCGGGACATTATGGATGGCATTGTTCGCCAACTATCCTATTGCGATTGCTCCCGGAATGGGATTAAATGCCTATTTTGCTTATTCGGTCGTTGGATCTCATGGAAATATTGATTATGTAACAGCATTTTCAGCTGTTTTTGTAGCGGGAATCGTTTTTGTTGTTTTATCGATTACACCATTTCGAAGTAAATTAATTGAAGCCATTCCCGAAAATTTAAAACACGGTATTACCGCAGGTATCGGTTTATTTATTGCTTTTATTGGCTTAAGACAAACGGGTATCATCACTGCCCAAAAAGAAAACTTAGTTCAATTAGGAAATCTTCACAATCCATTAACTATATTAGCTTTAATAGGACTTGCGGTTACGCTAATCTTAATGGCGAGAAATATTCATGGTGCACTATTTATCGGTATGATTATCACCGCCATCATTGCGCTTTTAACAGGTCATCTGTCCTTTGACAAAGGATTTGTCAAAATGCCACATTTCCCTGAATTTATTATCCATAATCCAATTAACGCCTTTAGTGATGTTATTCACCACAGTCTATACGCTGTCGTGTTTTCGTTTTTGCTAGTAACGATATTTGACACGACTGGAACGATGGTAGGAGTGGCTGAACAAGCTGGATTAATGAAAGGCAAAACGATGCCACGAGCGCGGGAAGCATTGTTATCAGACTCTATTGCAACAACCATTGGGGCTATTTTCGGTACAAGCCCAACGAGTGCATTTGTTGAATCAACTTCAGGAGTTGCTGCCGGAGGAAGAACAGGATTAACAACAGTTACCGTTGCTGTACTCTTTATCATTTCTTCATTCTTTGGCCCATTAGTAAGTGCTGTATCCGGACTTTCCGCGATCACAGCTCCCGCTTTAATTATTGTAGGTAGTATGATGATTGGCAGTGTTTCGCATATTAAGTGGTCTGAGGTTGATGAAGCCTTTCCTGCATTTATTATTATTTTGAGTATGCCATTGACCTCTAGTATTGCCACCGGAATTGCTTTTGGATTTATTTCTTATCCGATTTTAAAAGTTGTGCGTGGGAAATGGCGCGAAGTTCACCCACTCGTTTATTTATTTGCCGTATTATTTTTCTTACAACTGGCATTTATACCTCACTAA
- a CDS encoding DUF3870 domain-containing protein — translation MNTLFIAGHAKLPAGMAAKSIYETLTITAEIDRKYGVIVEATCTLATSHGRDFIAHLLKGYSLMDGIEAPLHELKSCYFGKAYNALSSALKDLHKQYSIMSEKK, via the coding sequence ATGAATACACTTTTTATTGCTGGACATGCCAAACTACCCGCTGGGATGGCTGCGAAGAGTATATACGAAACATTAACGATTACTGCGGAAATTGATCGGAAATACGGGGTAATCGTTGAAGCTACCTGTACACTTGCCACGTCTCATGGGCGCGATTTCATCGCCCATTTGTTAAAAGGTTATAGCCTAATGGATGGGATTGAGGCACCCCTTCACGAATTAAAAAGCTGTTATTTTGGAAAAGCTTATAATGCATTATCTTCTGCATTAAAAGATTTACATAAACAATATTCAATTATGTCGGAAAAAAAATAG
- a CDS encoding NAD(P)-dependent alcohol dehydrogenase, whose amino-acid sequence MGQKIKAYRLLEWGKPAQVVEVEVPKPASGQILVKVAGNGLCHSDFGMATLPKEQGEALGWKMPFTLGHETGGWVAELGDGVHGLSVGDPVVLMGNNSCGVCDYCLRGEDHNCDNGGYGRGYGRDGGLADFVLVDSARLVIKLDQLNPVEAGPLTDAGTTAYHGVKRVLPKLYPGSTAVVIGAGGLGSFAIQLLKVLSPARIVAVDTNQARLDFALELGAHETLIGVNENTTKDILDLTSGKGANVVLDFAGFDTTIEAGIAAVCKGGSYGLVGAGFGTYNKPWFGNLPKDGEVFNYQGGSISDTKEVIKLAEAGLIRNEVEIFPFSQIEEAYDKLHKGKLRGRAVVTPGS is encoded by the coding sequence ATGGGTCAGAAAATAAAAGCATATCGTTTACTAGAATGGGGAAAGCCAGCACAAGTAGTCGAAGTAGAAGTTCCAAAGCCAGCTTCTGGTCAAATTCTAGTTAAAGTTGCAGGAAATGGATTATGCCACTCTGATTTTGGAATGGCAACATTACCTAAGGAACAGGGAGAAGCTTTAGGCTGGAAAATGCCTTTTACGCTAGGACATGAAACTGGAGGATGGGTTGCAGAACTAGGTGATGGGGTACACGGTTTGTCTGTAGGTGACCCTGTCGTTTTAATGGGGAATAATTCTTGCGGGGTGTGTGACTATTGCCTTCGTGGGGAAGATCATAATTGCGATAATGGCGGTTATGGCCGTGGTTATGGAAGAGATGGTGGTCTAGCCGATTTTGTGTTAGTCGATTCCGCACGCCTTGTTATTAAACTAGATCAATTAAATCCGGTTGAAGCTGGACCATTAACAGATGCAGGTACGACTGCTTACCATGGTGTAAAACGTGTATTACCTAAGCTTTACCCTGGTTCAACCGCGGTTGTAATTGGTGCTGGAGGGCTAGGCAGCTTTGCCATTCAATTGTTGAAAGTACTAAGCCCTGCACGAATAGTAGCGGTCGACACGAACCAAGCACGTCTTGACTTTGCCCTTGAGTTAGGTGCCCATGAGACACTTATCGGTGTAAATGAGAATACAACAAAAGACATCCTTGATCTTACAAGTGGCAAAGGCGCAAATGTCGTTCTTGACTTTGCAGGATTTGATACAACCATTGAAGCAGGTATTGCGGCAGTTTGTAAAGGCGGCTCTTACGGTTTAGTTGGTGCAGGTTTTGGAACGTATAATAAACCATGGTTTGGAAACTTACCGAAAGATGGAGAAGTGTTTAACTATCAAGGTGGTTCAATTTCCGACACAAAAGAAGTAATAAAACTTGCTGAAGCTGGTTTAATTCGTAACGAAGTTGAGATCTTTCCATTCAGCCAAATTGAAGAAGCTTACGACAAACTTCATAAAGGAAAACTTCGCGGGCGAGCAGTGGTGACCCCAGGGAGTTAA
- a CDS encoding DUF47 domain-containing protein, with protein sequence MVFKNKKDKFAVLLGNISTNLRESMNYFADYKLNNSGDLKIFAQKMKEYETQGDTYVHQMILELNDTFITPIEREDLLTLTNSLDDILDGLEHCAYIFEVYNITAADSYMYKFVDAIRNCTVEIDKAIDLMFNKKLPSMRPHAIKIKEYESMCDDVLRESIKELFKNEKDPIRLIKYKEVYEDLEEIADYCQSVANILETIIMKNA encoded by the coding sequence ATGGTATTTAAGAACAAAAAGGACAAATTTGCGGTGTTGTTAGGGAATATTTCTACAAACTTGAGAGAAAGCATGAATTATTTTGCAGATTATAAATTGAATAATTCTGGTGATTTAAAAATCTTTGCTCAGAAAATGAAGGAATATGAAACACAAGGAGATACATATGTACATCAAATGATATTGGAATTGAATGATACATTTATCACTCCAATTGAAAGAGAGGATTTATTAACATTAACGAACAGCCTAGATGATATTCTTGATGGCTTAGAACATTGTGCATATATTTTTGAAGTATATAATATAACCGCAGCGGATAGTTATATGTATAAATTTGTTGACGCCATCAGAAATTGTACGGTTGAAATTGATAAAGCGATTGATTTAATGTTCAATAAAAAGCTTCCAAGTATGCGACCACATGCAATTAAAATTAAAGAATACGAATCCATGTGTGATGACGTTTTAAGGGAATCAATCAAAGAGTTGTTCAAAAATGAAAAAGATCCTATCCGTTTAATTAAATATAAAGAAGTTTATGAGGACCTTGAAGAAATCGCCGATTATTGTCAAAGTGTTGCAAACATTTTAGAAACTATAATAATGAAGAACGCATAA
- the wrbA gene encoding NAD(P)H:quinone oxidoreductase, producing the protein MTKVNLAIVYYSSTGTNYQLAKWAEEAAKEAGAEVKVLKVEELAPAAAIESNPAWKKHVDETQNVAVATANDIEWADAIIFSAPTRFGNIPSQMKQFLDTLGGFWAQGKTANKVVSAMASAGNAHGGQEQTIHTIYTSMMHWGAIIAAPGYTDQSIYAAGGNPYGTTVTVTDQGIVEDAEAAVKHQAKRTVQVAEWVKAGLQ; encoded by the coding sequence ATGACAAAAGTTAATTTAGCAATCGTATATTATAGTTCAACTGGTACAAATTATCAGCTTGCAAAATGGGCAGAAGAAGCTGCTAAAGAAGCTGGTGCAGAAGTCAAAGTTTTAAAAGTTGAAGAGTTAGCTCCAGCTGCAGCGATTGAATCTAATCCAGCTTGGAAAAAACATGTCGACGAAACACAAAATGTTGCAGTGGCAACAGCAAATGATATTGAATGGGCAGATGCAATTATTTTCAGCGCTCCTACACGATTTGGTAATATTCCTTCACAAATGAAGCAATTTTTAGATACATTAGGCGGTTTCTGGGCACAAGGGAAAACTGCTAATAAAGTAGTAAGTGCAATGGCATCTGCAGGAAATGCACATGGTGGACAAGAACAAACCATTCATACTATTTACACTTCTATGATGCATTGGGGTGCGATTATTGCTGCACCAGGTTATACAGACCAATCCATTTATGCAGCAGGCGGAAACCCATACGGAACAACTGTTACTGTAACAGATCAAGGAATTGTTGAAGATGCAGAAGCAGCAGTAAAACACCAAGCAAAACGTACTGTTCAAGTTGCTGAATGGGTAAAAGCAGGATTACAATAA
- a CDS encoding SDR family NAD(P)-dependent oxidoreductase, protein MTRLAGKVAIITGAAMGMGASEAKLFAKEGAKVIATDVQIEPLNQVVQEIKENGGEAIAMKHDVTSEEEWKSVIAEAVKLYGKVDVLVNNAGVSSPKTIANMEMDEWNKILDIDLNGCVIGMKYVIPEMKKAGGGSVINISSIGGLVGMAGTSPYTAAKGALRVLSKSAAVEYGKDKIRVNSLHPGIVVTPMTLPTMEEGGALPYYKAFTQLPYFGEPEDIAYGALFLASDESRFMTGSELVIDGGWTAL, encoded by the coding sequence ATGACGCGTTTAGCAGGAAAAGTTGCGATTATTACTGGTGCCGCTATGGGAATGGGCGCTTCTGAAGCAAAACTATTTGCTAAAGAAGGTGCAAAAGTTATCGCTACAGATGTTCAAATAGAACCACTAAACCAAGTTGTGCAAGAAATAAAAGAAAATGGCGGCGAAGCTATTGCTATGAAACATGATGTGACATCTGAAGAGGAATGGAAATCAGTCATTGCAGAAGCGGTAAAATTATACGGAAAAGTCGATGTCCTTGTGAATAACGCAGGCGTATCTTCTCCAAAAACCATCGCAAACATGGAGATGGATGAATGGAATAAGATTCTGGATATTGACTTAAATGGTTGTGTAATTGGGATGAAATATGTAATCCCTGAAATGAAAAAAGCGGGTGGAGGATCGGTTATCAATATTTCTTCTATAGGTGGTCTTGTTGGTATGGCCGGTACAAGCCCATATACAGCTGCAAAAGGTGCACTTCGAGTATTATCAAAGTCAGCAGCTGTTGAGTATGGAAAAGATAAAATTCGCGTAAATTCCTTACATCCAGGCATCGTTGTTACACCGATGACATTGCCAACCATGGAGGAAGGTGGAGCTTTACCTTATTATAAAGCGTTTACACAGCTACCGTATTTCGGTGAACCTGAAGACATTGCATATGGAGCACTCTTTCTAGCATCCGACGAATCTCGCTTTATGACGGGCTCTGAATTAGTCATTGATGGCGGTTGGACAGCACTGTAA
- the ltrA gene encoding group II intron reverse transcriptase/maturase, which translates to MLLSQILSRENMLLALKRVEQNKGSHGVDKMPVQNLRQHLVEKWTSIREEIFKGTYEPMPVRRIEIPKPDGGVRLLGIPTVTDRLIQQAIAQILSKIYDPMFSEHSYGFRPNRSAHDAVRKAKGYVKEGYIWVVDMDLEKFFDKVNHDRLMNTLAKKFKDKPLLKLIRKYLQAGVMINGIISSTNKGTPQGGPLSPLLSNIVLDELDKELEARGHKFVRYADDCNIYVKSRRAGERTMTSIQQFIERKLRLKVNEKKSAVDRPWRRKFLGFSFTSSKEPKVRIAKESLTRMKKKVREITSRKMPYPMEYRIEKLNQYLIGWCGYFALADTKTVFFKLDGWVRRRLRMCLWKNWKKPKTKIRNLIKLGVPEWKAFEWGNSRKGYWRIANSPILHKTLDNSYWSDRGLKSLQERYKNLRHLS; encoded by the coding sequence ATGCTTTTAAGTCAAATCCTGTCACGGGAAAATATGCTTCTAGCATTAAAACGAGTAGAACAGAATAAAGGAAGCCACGGAGTAGATAAGATGCCCGTACAAAACCTACGTCAGCACTTAGTCGAAAAGTGGACTTCTATTAGAGAGGAAATTTTCAAGGGTACCTATGAACCAATGCCTGTCCGAAGAATCGAAATCCCGAAACCTGATGGCGGTGTTCGGTTATTAGGTATCCCAACTGTGACAGATCGTTTGATTCAACAAGCAATTGCCCAAATATTATCGAAGATATATGACCCGATGTTCTCCGAACATAGTTATGGCTTTCGTCCAAATCGAAGCGCCCATGATGCAGTTAGGAAAGCAAAAGGATATGTCAAAGAAGGATATATATGGGTGGTAGACATGGACCTAGAGAAGTTCTTTGACAAGGTAAACCATGATAGACTCATGAATACACTTGCGAAAAAGTTCAAGGACAAACCACTATTAAAACTCATCCGCAAATACTTACAAGCTGGTGTCATGATAAATGGAATAATCTCAAGTACAAACAAGGGTACACCACAGGGTGGACCTTTAAGCCCACTTCTTTCTAATATAGTTCTTGACGAACTAGATAAGGAATTAGAAGCAAGAGGACATAAATTCGTTCGCTACGCAGATGACTGTAATATTTACGTGAAATCAAGACGAGCAGGAGAACGAACAATGACGAGTATTCAACAATTCATTGAGAGAAAACTCCGTTTGAAGGTGAATGAGAAGAAGTCGGCAGTAGACAGACCATGGAGACGAAAGTTTCTGGGTTTTAGCTTTACTTCTTCAAAAGAACCAAAGGTTCGTATTGCCAAAGAGAGTTTAACGCGAATGAAGAAGAAAGTGCGAGAAATTACTTCAAGAAAGATGCCATATCCAATGGAGTACCGGATTGAGAAATTGAACCAATATTTGATAGGTTGGTGTGGATATTTCGCGCTAGCTGATACGAAAACAGTATTCTTCAAACTAGATGGCTGGGTTCGAAGAAGGCTTCGCATGTGCTTATGGAAAAATTGGAAGAAACCAAAGACAAAGATACGTAATCTGATAAAACTAGGCGTTCCGGAATGGAAAGCCTTTGAATGGGGGAATAGCCGGAAAGGCTATTGGCGTATCGCAAACAGTCCAATATTACACAAAACCCTCGACAACTCTTATTGGAGTGACCGAGGGCTTAAAAGTCTACAAGAACGTTATAAAAACTTGCGTCATTTATCTTAA
- a CDS encoding DUF3221 domain-containing protein, whose translation MLLICFALVGCGKKEEVKGKFDIKGNVVEINAKEKSILVDDKDKGLTWVALTENGSTNNYQEGQQVVVWVDGGIDTSAPVSTKALHIEIISPKQ comes from the coding sequence TTGTTGCTAATATGTTTTGCTTTAGTAGGTTGTGGTAAAAAGGAAGAAGTTAAAGGTAAATTTGATATTAAGGGAAATGTTGTTGAAATAAATGCTAAAGAAAAAAGCATTTTAGTAGATGATAAAGATAAAGGTTTAACTTGGGTTGCGTTAACCGAAAATGGGAGCACCAATAATTATCAAGAAGGGCAGCAAGTTGTTGTATGGGTAGATGGCGGTATAGATACATCAGCTCCCGTATCCACAAAAGCATTACACATTGAGATAATATCACCAAAGCAATAA